One genomic segment of Lampris incognitus isolate fLamInc1 chromosome 2, fLamInc1.hap2, whole genome shotgun sequence includes these proteins:
- the LOC130107718 gene encoding LOW QUALITY PROTEIN: dystroglycan 1-like (The sequence of the model RefSeq protein was modified relative to this genomic sequence to represent the inferred CDS: deleted 1 base in 1 codon): protein MWPFQLFLDIWWEAQRPITMHCKQRDLSCGDAGGSRLSPGRTIPLVIGLLVALTQGSMPGGQQETLVEMMSVELEASMQSSLLSDFEAAVSTVSEGLPTLISDSPAVTEGVHTGIPDSSAIVGQVFRLRLPTRPANGSCNIRLTELGKKTLPPWLHWDREGCILQGLALEQDKGVYHISVSGEEISGKIGSQVAPSTVFSIEVYPEERADTEPALLALQSDIGGFQPFTCGTEESVTVLTVILDADLTKMAAGQRVNLLGIMRKFSHVPLEHMWVVPVINNRLFDMSAFMAGPGNAKKVVENGALLSWKLGCALDQSNIPDISSVQSPAKDGTMSAKLGYPVVGWHIVNKKPHGVKRVRRHLYNTPTPVPSLPPPATHPEPPVRVVPTPTSPSIAPATDNSAPPVRGLLPLPVKPTIRVRDQIAHTPVLGPPQPTRVLGTTSTIPIQPTMTRPTFVEATALPTPPNTTKRPKTSATKKPKKPKTSTPAPREPKTTTAKPPRRTTPLSLAPDSNQAPEIHNPIDEVIAWVGSYFEVKIPPDTFFDREDGTTDKLRLTLKKTPKEAVNETSWIQFNSTIQLLYGLPDEQHEGKHEYFMLATDKGGRSIMDAFEVRVNRWSTNDKPSVVFAARFQGDPKTLTNDVHKKILLTRKLAYALGDRNSSTVTLRSITKGSIVVEWTNNSLQQSPCPKDQITILSNRISEPQGKPKLSFIKAMEPEFKPINISIRGTNKCQSYSFVPPGEVSLPVPPTATPSPGTGRRSSDDVYLHTVIPAVVVAALLLIAGVIAMVCYRKKRRGKMTIEEQATFIKKGVPIIFADELDDSKSPPSSSIPLILQEEKPPLPPPEYPNMAGPHSTLLNQDLLEEYSIYQDEDPNAPPYQPPPPFTVPIEGKGSRPKNMTAYRSPPPYVPP from the exons ATGTGGCCTTTCCAGTTGTTCTTGGACATCTGGTGGGAAGCACAAAGGCCTATCACTATGCACTGTAAACAGAGAGACCTGAGCTGTGGCGATGCAGGGGGAAGCAGACTTTCTCCAGGCAGGACTATCCCCCTAGTAATAGGGCTTCTGGTGGCCCTGACCCAGGGCTCCATGCCAGGGGGGCAGCAGGAGACCCTGGTGGAGATGATGTCAGTGGAACTGGAGGCTTCCATGCAGTCTTCTCTGCTGTCTGACTTTGAGGCCGCAGTGTCTACTGTTAGTGAGGGGCTGCCTACACTGATCTCAGATTCACCTGCGGTTACCGAGGGGGTGCACACTGGTATACCAGACTCTTCAGCAATCGTGGGCCAGGTGTTTCGGCTAAGGCTTCCGACAAGACCTGCCAATGGAAGTTGTAATATCCGT CTCACAGAGCTGGGAAAGAAGACATTA CCCCCCTGGCTTCACTGGGACAGAGAGGGTTGCATTCTCCAAGGCCTGGCTCTGGAGCAGGATAAAGGGGTGTATCATATCTCTGTGTCTGGAGAAGAGATAAGTGGTAAGATTGGCAGCCAAGTTGCCCCCAGCACAGTCTTCTCTATTGAGGTGTACCCAGAAGAAAGGGCAGACACTGAGCCAGCTCTGCTTGCTCTCCAGTCTGATATCGGCGGCTTCCAGCCTTTCACCTGTGGCACTGAGGAGTCAGTCACAGTCCTCACTGTCATCCTTGATGCTGACCTGACAAAGATGGCTGCTGGACAGAGGGTCAACCTACTGGGCATAATGAGAAAGTTCTCACATGTGCCCCTGGAGCACATGTGGGTGGTCCCTGTTATCAACAACCGTCTGTTTGACATGTCTGCCTTCATGGCTGGACCTGGGAATGCCAAGAAGGTGGTGGAGAATGGGGCCCTCTTGTCATGGAAACTTGGCTGTGCCCTTGACCAGAGTAATATTCCTGACATCAGCAGCGTCCAATCCCCAGCTAAGGATGGGACCATGTCAGCCAAGTTAGGGTATCCAGTGGTTGGTTGGCACATTGTCAATAAAAAGCCTCATGGGGTGAAACGGGTCAGAAGGCACTTATACAATACTCCCACTCCAGTGCCCTCCCTGCCTCCCCCAGCTACTCATCCTGAGCCCCCTGTACGTGTTGTTCCCACTCCTACCTCTCCCTCTATTGCCCCAGCAACAGACAACTCTGCGCCCCCTGTTCGTGGTCTGTTGCCTCTGCCGGTGAAGCCAACAATAAGGGTCAGAGATCAGATAGCGCACACGCCAGTTTTGGGGCCTCCACAACCCACTAGAGTACTCGGAACCACAAGCACTATCCCTATTCAGCCCACCATGACCAGGCCTACATTTGTGGAGGCCACTGCTTTGCCAACACCACCAAATACCACTAAAAGGCCCAAGACCTCTGCCACCAAGAAACCTAAGAAACCCAAAACCTCCACTCCTGCCCCTCGGGAACCTAAGACCACAACAGCTAAGCCACCCAGGCGCACCACTCCTCTGTCTCTGGCTCCAGACTCAAATCAAGCCCCAGAGATCCACAATCCCATTGATGAGGTGATTGCATGGGTTGGCTCCTATTTTGAGGTTAAAATTCCTCCTGATACATTCTTTGACAGAGAAGATGGCACCACTGATAAGTTGCGTCTGACTTTGAAGAAGACTCCCAAAGAAGCAGTAAATGAAACTTCATGGATCCAGTTCAACAGCACAATCCAGCTCCTATATGGCCTTCCAGATGAGCAGCATGAGGGCAAACATGAGTACTTCATGCTGGCCACTGATAAGGGTGGTAGAAGTATCATGGATGCATTTGAGGTTAGAGTCAACCGTTGGTCAACTAATGACAAGCCCTCTGTTGTTTTTGCTGCCCGTTTCCAAGGTGATCCTAAAACCCTGACCAATGATGTCCATAAGAAGATTCTTTTGACAAGAAAGCTGGCCTATGCCCTTGGTGATCGTAACAGCAGCACAGTGACCCTAAGAAGCATTACAAAGGGTTCCATCGTGGTGGAGTGGACCAATAATAGTCTCCAGCAGAGTCCTTGTCCGAAGGACCAAATCACCATTCTCAGCAACAGAATATCTGAGCCTCAGGGCAAGCCTAAACTTTCCTTCATCAAAGCCATGGAACCTGAGTTCAAACCCATAAACATCTCCATTCGTGGTACCAACAAATGTCAAAGCTACTCATTTGTGCCACCAGGTGAAGTGTCCCTGCCTGTTCCTCCTACAGCCACACCCTCCCCAGGTACAGGTCGTAGGAGTAGTGATGATGTTTACTTGCACACAGTTATCCCAGCTGTGGTGGTGGCTGCCCTTTTGCTTATAGCAGGGGTTATAGCCATGGTCTGCTACCGCAAGAAACGTAGGGGGAAGATGACCATTGAGGAGCAGGCCACTTTCATCAAAAAAGGTGTCCCCATTATCTTTGCAGATGAGCTTGATGACTCCAAGTCCCCCCCATCCTCAAGCATTCCTCTCATCCTTCAGGAGGAAAAGCCCCCATTGCCTCCTCCAGAGTACCCGAACATGGCTGGCCCCCACAGTACACTGCTCAACCAGGATTTGCTGGAGGAGTACTCCATCTATCAAGATGAAGATCCTAATGCCCCTCCCTACCAGCCCCCACCACCATTCACTGTCCCCATAGAGGGCAAAGGCTCTCGCCCCAAGAACATGACCGCATACAGGTCACCACCTCCCTATGTGCCTCCCTAA